A region from the Chitinophaga sp. Cy-1792 genome encodes:
- the pafA gene encoding alkaline phosphatase PafA codes for MTVRKRMVSTLVLGAIAVMQSFSVSAQVNAKPKLIVGIVVDQMRWDYLYRYYDRYEGGGFKRLLGEGFSCENAYISHLPSFTAVGHSTIYTGSVPAIHGITGNDWTDQVTGRKWYCTEDTTVSPVGSNSDAGKMSPRNLLASTITDELKLATNFRSKVVGVSLKDRASILPAGHTPNGAFWLDDANASFITSTYYMKDLPEWVKKFNARKEPQQLMSKPWTPLYPMDTYVQSTEDNNRWEGTYKGETSPVFPHNLPAIYKQDPGSLRSTPFGNTLTLDFAKAAVEGYDLGNNQVTDFLTINCASTDYVGHQFGPNSIEIEDTYLRLDKDLSAFFSFLDQKVGKGNYLVFLTADHGAAHAIEFMKEHNIPAGLSQDKKTMAELNTVLKDKFGEDNLAKSFQNYHVNFDLPKIAANKNLDFTAIKKATVDFLVKQPGIQFAVDIDNIGNSAVPEPIKMMIANGYNPKRTGQVMIIPEPGWFAGSAKGTTHGNWNPYDIHIPMVFMGWHVQHGATNDITHMTDIAATLAAMLHIQMPNGCVGKPVTAITNTANNQ; via the coding sequence ATGACTGTAAGAAAAAGAATGGTGAGCACGTTGGTACTGGGCGCTATTGCAGTAATGCAGAGCTTTTCGGTATCAGCACAGGTAAACGCCAAACCAAAACTGATCGTAGGTATTGTGGTAGACCAGATGAGATGGGACTATCTTTACCGCTATTATGACCGTTATGAAGGCGGTGGTTTCAAACGCTTACTGGGCGAAGGTTTCTCTTGTGAAAATGCCTATATCAGCCACTTACCTTCCTTTACAGCGGTAGGTCACAGTACCATTTATACCGGTTCTGTACCTGCCATTCATGGTATTACCGGCAACGACTGGACAGACCAGGTGACCGGCAGAAAATGGTATTGTACAGAAGATACCACCGTATCGCCTGTAGGTAGCAACAGTGATGCCGGTAAGATGTCGCCACGTAACCTGCTGGCTTCCACCATCACCGATGAGCTGAAACTGGCCACCAATTTCCGCTCCAAAGTAGTAGGCGTATCGCTGAAAGACCGCGCATCTATTTTGCCGGCCGGCCACACTCCGAACGGCGCCTTCTGGCTGGATGATGCCAACGCAAGCTTCATCACCAGCACCTACTATATGAAAGACCTGCCGGAGTGGGTGAAAAAATTCAATGCACGCAAAGAGCCACAGCAGCTGATGTCTAAACCATGGACACCACTGTACCCAATGGATACCTATGTGCAGAGCACAGAAGATAACAACCGCTGGGAAGGTACCTATAAAGGAGAAACCAGTCCTGTATTCCCGCATAACCTGCCGGCAATTTACAAACAGGACCCAGGCAGCTTACGCAGCACGCCTTTCGGAAATACCCTGACACTCGATTTTGCCAAAGCCGCAGTAGAAGGCTATGACCTCGGCAATAACCAGGTGACAGACTTCCTGACCATCAACTGCGCCTCTACCGACTATGTAGGACACCAGTTCGGCCCTAACTCCATCGAAATAGAAGATACCTATCTCCGCCTGGATAAAGACCTGTCGGCCTTCTTCAGCTTCCTGGACCAGAAAGTAGGAAAAGGTAACTACCTCGTTTTCCTGACCGCCGACCATGGCGCCGCACATGCCATCGAGTTCATGAAAGAACACAATATCCCTGCAGGACTCAGCCAGGACAAAAAAACAATGGCTGAACTGAACACCGTATTAAAAGATAAATTCGGCGAGGACAATCTGGCTAAATCTTTCCAGAACTACCATGTAAACTTCGATCTGCCAAAGATCGCTGCCAATAAAAATCTGGACTTTACCGCCATCAAGAAAGCAACAGTTGATTTCCTCGTTAAACAACCAGGTATCCAGTTTGCAGTAGATATCGACAATATCGGTAACAGCGCGGTTCCTGAGCCTATCAAAATGATGATCGCCAACGGCTACAACCCTAAACGTACCGGTCAGGTGATGATCATTCCAGAACCAGGATGGTTTGCCGGTTCAGCAAAAGGTACTACCCACGGTAACTGGAACCCTTACGACATCCACATTCCAATGGTGTTTATGGGCTGGCATGTTCAGCACGGTGCTACCAACGACATCACCCATATGACAGACATCGCCGCTACACTGGCTGCCATGCTGCATATCCAGATGCCTAACGGCTGTGTGGGCAAACCGGTAACAGCGATTACCAATACTGCCAACAACCAGTAA
- a CDS encoding AraC family transcriptional regulator, producing MVAISTFDNLHELTAPRRIQQYIMVYCTGGQLTLTIDGTLFTLHSGDVVTITSGQIHQFRESAHATGYLLTFTLDYFVKDDHDIELIFHNGLFCHFGMNEVIPVDRKVVEEQLECISSELKEQPYQYLISVHSRIKLILVAINRAKVRRGDEIWKPDALFLRFLEAIRDHSTYHYPVAKYAEILATTELKLNELSKLHTGKTAQNVIYSLMTSAAKRSLIYENLSIKEVAYQLGFNDPFYFSNFFKKQTNLSPSQFREQYEI from the coding sequence ATGGTAGCAATATCTACGTTTGACAACCTTCATGAACTGACTGCCCCAAGACGCATCCAGCAGTATATCATGGTATACTGCACCGGCGGACAGCTGACACTCACCATCGATGGCACCCTTTTTACGCTGCACAGCGGCGATGTCGTAACAATTACCTCCGGCCAGATCCATCAGTTCCGGGAATCAGCCCATGCTACCGGCTATTTACTCACTTTCACCCTCGATTATTTTGTCAAAGATGACCATGATATAGAACTCATTTTTCATAATGGCCTTTTCTGTCATTTTGGGATGAATGAAGTTATTCCGGTAGATAGAAAAGTTGTAGAAGAACAACTGGAATGCATCAGCAGCGAGTTAAAGGAACAGCCATATCAATACCTCATATCCGTTCATAGCAGGATCAAACTTATACTGGTGGCCATTAACAGGGCCAAGGTGCGCCGTGGCGATGAAATCTGGAAGCCGGATGCCTTATTTCTCCGTTTCCTGGAGGCGATCCGTGACCATTCTACCTATCATTATCCCGTAGCGAAGTATGCAGAGATACTGGCTACCACAGAACTCAAGCTCAACGAGCTGTCGAAACTCCATACCGGCAAAACTGCCCAGAACGTCATCTACAGCCTGATGACCTCCGCCGCCAAACGGTCACTGATATACGAAAACCTGTCTATCAAGGAAGTAGCCTATCAGCTGGGCTTTAATGATCCCTTCTATTTCTCCAATTTCTTTAAAAAACAGACGAACCTCTCCCCTTCCCAGTTCAGGGAACAATACGAAATCTAA
- a CDS encoding DoxX family protein, with product MKINQDIATLLLRLGLSGSLLSAVASRLGLWGQRSSGWQGFVKYTAEVNSFLPNTWAPALAIGATILETAFGIMLLAGFKIPYAAIGTAALTFLFAVAMSISGSVKDPLDYSVFAFSAGALLLYTMPAGRWSLDSLFHL from the coding sequence ATGAAAATAAATCAGGACATCGCCACCCTGCTGTTACGCCTCGGATTATCAGGGAGTTTACTATCGGCCGTTGCAAGCAGACTAGGCCTGTGGGGGCAACGTTCTTCGGGGTGGCAGGGCTTTGTTAAGTATACTGCCGAAGTCAATTCTTTTTTACCCAATACCTGGGCGCCGGCGCTGGCTATTGGCGCCACCATCCTGGAAACCGCTTTTGGCATTATGCTGCTGGCCGGGTTTAAAATTCCTTATGCCGCCATAGGAACTGCGGCACTTACCTTTCTTTTTGCCGTCGCGATGAGTATTTCCGGCAGCGTCAAAGATCCGCTGGACTATTCCGTATTTGCCTTCAGTGCCGGAGCACTGTTACTCTACACCATGCCCGCCGGCCGCTGGAGCCTCGATTCATTATTTCATCTATAA
- a CDS encoding DNA/RNA non-specific endonuclease, which yields MNLRLWGIYVALLVLAACAKDDIRKASPPSNQQTPDTIVVKNPGDTNNGNGGTDNGTSLGDNTHLLLGNPTDAQKNLVFIENYLMDQTYFVESYSKNRGTPVWVSWHLQSDDIGSQSRTDAFRADPNVPAGWYQVNETSYRNSSFDRGHNCPSADRTASLTANQTTFYMTNMIPQAPYLNQGPWEGLEDYIRNTLVSSGNEAYIIMGSYGQGGVNSAKVAMNTVDNGNVVVPKSVWKVVIILPKGNNDLSRIDANTTVLAVDMPNDHTLYSTNAAGKAAWKNYLVSVKTLEDKANTYLQAQGLTLNLFKNIPDGIRTQLKAKIYQ from the coding sequence ATGAATTTAAGATTATGGGGTATTTATGTTGCCCTGTTAGTGCTGGCTGCCTGTGCCAAAGATGATATCCGTAAAGCATCTCCACCATCCAACCAACAGACGCCTGACACCATCGTCGTAAAAAATCCTGGTGACACCAATAACGGTAACGGCGGTACGGACAACGGTACGTCCCTGGGCGACAATACCCATCTGTTACTTGGTAATCCTACAGATGCACAGAAGAATCTGGTGTTTATCGAAAACTACCTGATGGATCAAACATATTTCGTTGAATCTTACAGCAAGAACCGTGGTACACCTGTTTGGGTAAGCTGGCACCTGCAGTCTGACGATATCGGCAGCCAAAGCCGTACAGATGCCTTCCGTGCAGATCCAAACGTACCTGCCGGATGGTACCAGGTGAATGAAACCAGCTATAGAAACAGTAGTTTTGACCGTGGGCACAACTGTCCTTCAGCTGACCGTACTGCATCCCTGACAGCCAATCAGACCACTTTCTATATGACTAACATGATCCCACAGGCACCTTATCTGAATCAGGGCCCTTGGGAAGGACTGGAAGATTATATTAGAAATACCCTTGTAAGCTCTGGTAATGAAGCCTATATCATAATGGGTTCCTACGGCCAGGGTGGCGTGAACTCCGCCAAAGTAGCCATGAATACCGTTGATAATGGTAACGTAGTGGTTCCTAAATCAGTATGGAAAGTTGTAATCATATTACCAAAAGGCAATAACGACCTTTCCCGTATCGATGCCAATACCACTGTGCTGGCGGTAGATATGCCAAACGACCATACCCTGTACAGCACCAATGCTGCCGGTAAAGCTGCCTGGAAAAATTACCTGGTATCTGTCAAAACACTGGAAGATAAAGCTAATACCTATCTGCAGGCACAAGGCTTAACACTGAACCTCTTCAAAAATATTCCTGACGGAATCAGAACACAGCTGAAAGCTAAAATTTACCAATAA
- a CDS encoding glycerophosphodiester phosphodiesterase family protein produces MKKNNSLAMAVLSLAAIAATGAFVFAKSAPAKGQDPKVFKVGHRGTRGLMPENTIPAMYKGLESGANTVEFDIHITKDGQVVVYHDASFTPSYTTMPDGSDIPAAERAKYTFYQMDYKDIRPFIIGEKPYPAFPEQQRMKSYAPLLGEMIDSVDAYAKKHHLPAPYYLLEIKSSEKTDGTEQPAPEEFITQMMKVKQLAKLGNRLYVQSFDMRPLQVMHRRYPNIKLGFLTGDKKATFEENMKGLGFTPFFYNPYSDLVTPELVQQCHAQKMVIVPWTVQEVAKMQELRKMGVDGIISDYPNRFAEAGL; encoded by the coding sequence ATGAAAAAAAATAATTCCTTAGCAATGGCCGTGCTGTCGCTGGCAGCCATCGCCGCCACCGGCGCCTTCGTATTTGCGAAATCTGCGCCGGCAAAGGGTCAGGACCCGAAAGTATTTAAAGTAGGACACCGTGGCACCAGGGGCCTCATGCCTGAAAATACTATCCCGGCCATGTACAAAGGCCTTGAATCAGGCGCCAACACCGTAGAATTTGATATTCATATCACCAAAGACGGCCAGGTAGTAGTATACCACGACGCCTCCTTCACCCCTTCCTACACCACCATGCCCGATGGCAGCGATATTCCCGCAGCAGAAAGGGCTAAGTATACTTTTTACCAGATGGATTATAAAGACATCCGTCCGTTCATCATCGGTGAAAAGCCTTATCCTGCCTTCCCTGAGCAGCAACGCATGAAATCATATGCACCCCTGCTGGGAGAAATGATCGATTCTGTAGATGCCTATGCTAAAAAACACCATCTCCCCGCCCCTTACTATCTGCTGGAGATAAAATCTTCCGAAAAAACCGATGGAACAGAACAACCTGCTCCGGAAGAATTTATTACGCAGATGATGAAAGTGAAACAGCTGGCCAAACTGGGCAACCGCCTCTATGTGCAGTCTTTCGATATGCGTCCCTTACAGGTGATGCACCGCCGCTATCCTAATATTAAATTAGGATTCCTTACCGGTGACAAAAAAGCCACTTTTGAAGAAAACATGAAAGGACTAGGCTTCACACCATTCTTCTATAACCCTTATTCAGACCTGGTGACACCGGAGCTGGTACAGCAATGCCATGCACAGAAAATGGTGATTGTGCCATGGACGGTGCAGGAAGTAGCGAAGATGCAGGAACTGCGTAAGATGGGTGTGGATGGTATTATTTCTGATTATCCGAATCGTTTTGCAGAAGCGGGTTTATAA
- a CDS encoding MIP/aquaporin family protein: MSPFIAEFIGTAILILLGNGVVANVVLNKTKGNSSGWIVITTGWALAVFVGVVIAGPYSGAHLNPAVTVALAVAGKFAWAQVPGFIAAQILGAMVGTSLVWLNYKDHLNITPDGGLQRATFCTEPAIRNTMRNLICEITGTFVLLFAVFYFTGAELGEGKTPMGMGSLGAIPVAFVVWAIGLSLGGTTGYAINPARDLGPRIMHQLLPINGKSDSDWGYAWVPILGPLAGGVLAALAYGALK, translated from the coding sequence ATGTCTCCCTTTATCGCAGAATTTATTGGCACCGCAATACTGATCCTGCTAGGAAACGGTGTGGTAGCCAATGTAGTCCTCAACAAAACCAAAGGCAACAGCAGTGGCTGGATCGTTATCACCACCGGCTGGGCACTGGCCGTATTTGTGGGCGTAGTCATTGCCGGCCCTTACAGCGGCGCGCACCTCAACCCTGCCGTTACCGTTGCACTGGCAGTCGCCGGAAAGTTTGCCTGGGCACAGGTCCCTGGCTTCATCGCCGCTCAGATACTGGGCGCCATGGTGGGCACCAGCCTGGTATGGCTCAACTACAAAGATCATCTCAATATCACGCCCGACGGAGGCTTACAACGCGCTACCTTTTGCACAGAACCTGCTATCCGCAATACCATGCGTAACCTGATCTGTGAGATCACCGGTACCTTCGTATTACTCTTTGCGGTCTTTTACTTCACCGGCGCAGAACTGGGAGAAGGTAAAACACCAATGGGCATGGGCTCACTGGGTGCTATTCCGGTAGCCTTCGTGGTATGGGCCATCGGCCTTTCCCTTGGCGGCACTACCGGCTATGCCATCAACCCGGCAAGAGACCTTGGCCCTCGTATCATGCACCAGCTGCTGCCTATTAATGGTAAGTCGGACAGCGACTGGGGCTACGCCTGGGTACCTATTCTGGGGCCACTGGCAGGCGGCGTACTGGCTGCACTGGCCTATGGCGCACTGAAATAA
- a CDS encoding glycosyl hydrolase family 18 protein, producing MTCNSIRTSGWRLLCLCCCLLLTGMAHAQVSPNVPATTAQHNKQVIGYITQWDAWKNVSGIVPAGGYNQLNVDYSQYTILNFSFFGVAVDGSLHSGDYRNKNIYQAGQVQQPAPLVDEDIYSSWDMYLLYGELDILYYISDGSNAYNLGYRNSGSGWTNINTGASGSFPLSVHKAGGAPGVIDLAHQKGVKVLASIGGWSMCRHYPEMAADTTKRNRFIASIQTLMSMGFDGVDFDWEYPNDPGMNIVNYSSADYTNFALLVEKVRAAIGPNKLITACFSASPSKLTGFDWPRLNNSMNYFDMMTYDYNGGWSNKAGHNAPLYDYPGAEYANFSLNATTTQLRSLGVNMSKVNLGAPFYGRGVITSGTADLNAATVKRAETVQPDGPIQTCADYTNWAKDVWDGTPNYSYILQQTGSGSGWTDHWDSIAQVPYMTKGSYFLSYDNPRSIGAKAQYIKDNGLAGVIIWQVYGDMLNMTSSTTAKGKLIYCPNTTSPLVNKINEVFAAGGAANKPPVVSITSPANNATLAGPLNITITANASDSDGTVSKVDFYNGSTLLGTATTSPYSYTWNSVTAGTYVLKAIATDNKNASTTSAQVTITVTGTANQAPTVKLTSPANGSVYTAPATISIAANAADTDGTVKQVTFYNGNTVLAIDSVAPYAYSWSGVAAGTYKIRAIATDNMGATSVADSVSVTVNAANIPPTVSITSPANNASFTAPASITISANAADADGTVKQVAFYNGSTLLAIDSTAPYSYTWTGVGAGSYVLTAKATDNSNAVTTSTAVNITVSSAGGDCNGIPLWSATAVYWANDSAVYNGYVYRAKWWTQNNRPDLSTGDGQPWLLVRQCSTASLAAVNAASTMVEGSAAHGDATADEAVVLYPNPAVTSSVQLQWTAKAGDQVMIELTGVNSNTPLLRQIYTAGAKGRQQLQLDISKVPAGTWMIRIVNRFSGKVSSAKLVKM from the coding sequence ATGACTTGTAATTCTATTCGTACCAGCGGATGGCGGCTACTGTGCCTATGCTGCTGTCTACTATTGACGGGTATGGCCCATGCCCAGGTTAGCCCGAATGTTCCTGCTACCACCGCACAGCACAACAAACAGGTAATCGGATATATTACCCAGTGGGATGCCTGGAAAAACGTTTCCGGTATTGTACCGGCTGGGGGCTACAATCAGCTGAATGTGGACTACTCGCAGTACACCATCCTCAACTTTTCCTTCTTTGGTGTAGCCGTTGATGGCTCCCTGCACAGCGGCGACTACCGCAACAAAAATATCTATCAGGCCGGCCAGGTACAGCAACCTGCGCCGCTGGTAGATGAAGACATCTATAGCAGCTGGGATATGTACCTGCTATATGGTGAACTGGATATCCTCTACTATATCTCCGACGGTAGCAATGCCTATAATCTTGGCTACCGCAACAGCGGCAGCGGCTGGACAAACATCAATACCGGCGCCAGCGGCAGCTTCCCGTTATCAGTACATAAAGCCGGCGGCGCTCCCGGTGTGATCGACCTGGCTCACCAGAAAGGCGTGAAAGTACTGGCCTCCATCGGTGGATGGAGCATGTGCCGCCACTATCCTGAAATGGCCGCCGATACCACCAAAAGAAACCGGTTTATCGCCAGCATTCAAACACTCATGAGCATGGGCTTCGATGGGGTCGACTTCGACTGGGAATACCCCAACGATCCCGGTATGAATATCGTCAACTATAGCAGTGCCGACTATACGAACTTTGCCCTGCTGGTAGAGAAGGTCCGTGCTGCCATCGGCCCTAATAAACTGATCACCGCCTGCTTCTCCGCTTCCCCTTCCAAGCTGACAGGTTTCGACTGGCCAAGACTCAACAACAGCATGAACTATTTCGATATGATGACCTATGATTATAATGGCGGCTGGTCTAACAAGGCCGGACACAATGCACCATTATATGATTACCCTGGCGCAGAGTATGCAAATTTTTCCCTGAATGCCACTACCACGCAATTGAGAAGTCTGGGTGTTAACATGAGCAAAGTCAACCTGGGCGCTCCTTTCTATGGAAGGGGAGTGATTACCAGCGGCACCGCAGACCTCAACGCCGCCACCGTAAAACGTGCGGAAACCGTTCAGCCGGACGGTCCCATCCAAACCTGCGCCGACTATACAAACTGGGCAAAAGATGTATGGGATGGTACGCCCAACTACAGCTATATTCTGCAGCAAACGGGCAGTGGCAGCGGCTGGACAGACCACTGGGACAGCATCGCACAGGTGCCTTATATGACCAAAGGCAGCTACTTCCTGAGTTACGACAACCCACGTTCTATCGGTGCAAAAGCACAGTATATCAAAGATAACGGCCTGGCAGGTGTCATCATCTGGCAGGTATATGGCGATATGCTGAACATGACCAGCAGCACCACCGCAAAAGGTAAGCTGATCTATTGCCCCAATACCACCAGTCCGCTGGTAAATAAAATCAATGAAGTATTTGCTGCGGGTGGAGCTGCCAACAAACCTCCTGTTGTGAGTATTACATCGCCTGCCAATAATGCTACCCTGGCAGGGCCACTGAATATCACCATCACCGCCAATGCCAGCGATTCCGATGGTACGGTAAGTAAAGTGGATTTCTATAACGGCAGCACCTTGCTGGGAACCGCTACCACAAGTCCGTACAGCTATACCTGGAACAGCGTAACCGCCGGTACCTATGTACTCAAGGCTATCGCTACTGACAATAAAAATGCCAGCACCACATCTGCACAGGTAACGATTACTGTAACAGGTACAGCCAACCAGGCGCCAACAGTAAAGCTGACTTCCCCTGCTAACGGCAGCGTATATACGGCGCCGGCCACTATCTCCATCGCCGCTAATGCCGCTGATACCGATGGCACCGTGAAGCAGGTTACTTTCTATAATGGGAATACAGTACTGGCCATAGATTCAGTAGCGCCATATGCATACAGCTGGAGCGGCGTAGCCGCAGGTACCTATAAGATCCGGGCTATTGCCACGGATAATATGGGCGCTACCTCTGTTGCAGATAGTGTAAGCGTTACCGTTAATGCGGCCAACATACCGCCAACCGTAAGTATTACCAGTCCTGCCAATAATGCTTCCTTCACGGCGCCGGCCAGTATTACGATCAGTGCCAATGCCGCCGATGCCGATGGAACCGTAAAACAGGTGGCCTTCTATAACGGCAGTACCCTGCTGGCAATAGATTCCACGGCTCCTTACAGCTATACCTGGACGGGCGTAGGGGCAGGCAGCTATGTACTTACCGCCAAAGCTACCGACAACAGCAATGCTGTGACAACCAGTACCGCCGTGAATATTACCGTGAGCAGTGCCGGCGGCGATTGTAATGGTATCCCGTTATGGAGTGCTACCGCTGTTTACTGGGCCAACGATTCGGCCGTTTATAACGGTTACGTATATAGGGCAAAATGGTGGACACAGAACAACCGCCCCGACCTGAGCACCGGTGATGGCCAGCCATGGCTGCTGGTACGTCAGTGCAGTACCGCCAGTCTGGCTGCTGTCAATGCCGCCAGTACCATGGTGGAAGGAAGCGCTGCCCACGGAGATGCTACTGCCGATGAAGCGGTAGTCCTGTACCCTAACCCTGCCGTTACTTCCAGTGTGCAATTGCAATGGACAGCCAAAGCCGGTGACCAGGTGATGATTGAGCTGACAGGTGTCAACAGCAACACACCACTGTTACGCCAGATCTATACTGCCGGCGCCAAAGGCCGCCAGCAATTACAGCTCGACATAAGTAAAGTGCCTGCAGGTACCTGGATGATAAGGATCGTCAACCGCTTTAGCGGTAAGGTTTCCAGCGCCAAACTGGTGAAAATGTAG
- a CDS encoding phosphocholine-specific phospholipase C: MTDNRRDFIKKSILLSGAAGFSSLLPSSVQRALAINPTPGSTFLDAEHIVILMQENRSFDHCFGALQGVRGFNDPRAVILPDGNPVWCQTTEDGNTFAPFRLDIKDTKVTWMGSLPHSRPSQVDAFNEGKYDKWLLAKKSGNKEYAAMPLTLGYFSRTDLPFNYAMADAFTVCDQNFCSGMTSTTPNRSFFWTGKITHEEDGHMKANIRNDDFSYGKHPWKTFPELLSENDVSWKFYQNELSCGGGFKGEERAWLSNFGCNLLEFFAAYNVKFSERYIQNLIKQVDTLPAEINKLQEASPSSEEAAQKNRAALTKKLEALDNAASELKQWNKESYEKLTPAQKELYNRAFVINSGDKDFRNITTLRYKDGGTKREVTVPAGDLFHQFRQDVKDGKLPTVSWLAGPQNFSDHPSAPWYGAWYVSEVLDILTHNEEVWKKTIFILTYDENDGYYDHIPPFSIADASKPGTGKVSEGIDTEIEHVRLEAELRQGIPEKQAREAAVGLGFRVPMIVASPWSRGGKVCSEVYDHTSTLQFLETFVNRKYKKNIHLENISAWRRAICGDLTAVFSPYDAASPKQLPFLDQQRMVEDIYNAKFKDLPTGYKALSKADIQDIAAKGLKLQEKGIRPSSALPYELYADFNRDAQTKQLQLKLRSGMKFFGKEAAGAPFTAYAPGGFEGNKCRNWSFAVKPGDTIGYEWPVSGFDGGKYDLHLHGPNGFFRQFSGDGNDPGVQVTLAYEAANLGTKPTGNILVKLVNSSNQTRKIIIRDNAYGNNQVSRDLAANANEEVLLPLGKSFGWYDFAVSVKDYGNFAQRYAGRVETGKETFTDPFMGGITV; the protein is encoded by the coding sequence ATGACGGACAACAGACGGGACTTTATTAAAAAATCGATTTTGCTCTCAGGAGCAGCAGGATTTTCGTCCTTACTTCCTTCCTCCGTTCAGCGTGCATTAGCCATCAATCCAACACCTGGCAGCACATTCCTAGATGCTGAACACATCGTTATTCTCATGCAGGAAAACCGCTCCTTTGATCACTGCTTTGGTGCTTTACAGGGAGTAAGAGGTTTTAATGATCCACGTGCAGTCATACTGCCAGACGGAAATCCCGTATGGTGCCAGACCACTGAGGATGGTAACACGTTCGCGCCTTTCCGCCTGGACATAAAAGATACTAAAGTGACCTGGATGGGCTCCCTGCCGCATTCCAGACCCAGCCAGGTAGATGCCTTCAATGAAGGTAAATACGATAAATGGCTGCTGGCGAAGAAATCAGGGAATAAGGAATATGCCGCCATGCCACTTACATTAGGGTACTTCAGCAGAACGGACCTTCCTTTCAATTACGCCATGGCAGATGCTTTCACTGTTTGTGACCAGAACTTCTGCTCCGGCATGACCAGCACCACACCTAACCGTTCCTTCTTCTGGACAGGTAAAATTACCCACGAAGAAGATGGTCATATGAAAGCCAACATCCGCAATGATGACTTCAGTTATGGCAAACATCCCTGGAAAACATTCCCGGAACTGCTGAGTGAAAATGATGTCAGCTGGAAGTTTTACCAGAATGAATTGAGCTGCGGTGGCGGATTTAAAGGAGAAGAGCGGGCATGGTTATCTAATTTCGGTTGTAACCTCCTCGAATTCTTTGCCGCCTATAACGTTAAATTTTCAGAAAGATATATACAGAACCTGATCAAACAGGTAGATACCCTGCCTGCTGAGATCAATAAATTACAGGAAGCCAGTCCGTCTTCTGAAGAAGCAGCGCAGAAAAACCGTGCTGCCCTGACAAAGAAGCTGGAAGCGCTGGATAATGCGGCTTCTGAACTAAAGCAATGGAACAAGGAAAGCTATGAAAAGCTGACGCCTGCACAGAAAGAGCTCTACAACAGGGCTTTTGTTATCAATAGCGGTGATAAGGACTTCCGCAATATCACCACCCTCCGTTACAAGGATGGCGGCACCAAACGCGAGGTAACCGTACCTGCCGGCGACCTGTTCCATCAATTCCGGCAGGATGTGAAAGACGGTAAACTGCCCACCGTTTCCTGGCTGGCAGGCCCGCAAAACTTCTCCGATCACCCCAGTGCGCCATGGTACGGTGCATGGTACGTTTCTGAAGTGCTGGATATCCTGACGCATAATGAAGAAGTATGGAAGAAAACGATCTTCATTCTTACCTACGATGAAAATGACGGCTACTACGATCATATACCGCCATTTTCCATTGCCGATGCCAGCAAACCGGGTACGGGTAAGGTTTCTGAAGGCATCGATACGGAGATAGAACATGTCAGGCTGGAAGCGGAACTCAGACAGGGAATTCCGGAGAAGCAGGCCCGTGAGGCAGCTGTAGGATTAGGTTTCAGGGTGCCGATGATTGTGGCTAGTCCATGGAGCAGGGGAGGTAAAGTGTGCTCTGAAGTATATGATCATACCAGCACACTGCAATTCCTGGAAACATTCGTCAACAGAAAATATAAAAAGAACATACACCTGGAGAATATCAGCGCCTGGAGAAGGGCCATCTGCGGCGATCTGACGGCAGTATTCAGTCCATATGATGCTGCAAGTCCAAAGCAGCTGCCTTTCCTCGATCAGCAGCGGATGGTGGAAGATATCTACAATGCGAAATTTAAAGACCTGCCTACTGGCTATAAGGCATTAAGTAAAGCAGATATACAGGACATTGCAGCCAAAGGACTGAAATTGCAGGAAAAAGGGATCCGTCCGTCGAGCGCACTGCCTTACGAGTTATACGCAGATTTTAACAGAGACGCACAAACGAAACAACTGCAGCTGAAATTACGTTCCGGCATGAAATTCTTCGGCAAAGAAGCCGCAGGAGCACCTTTTACGGCCTATGCGCCGGGTGGCTTCGAAGGCAATAAATGTCGCAACTGGTCGTTTGCTGTAAAGCCAGGCGATACCATTGGCTATGAATGGCCGGTGTCGGGTTTTGATGGCGGTAAATACGACCTTCATCTGCATGGACCAAACGGATTTTTCCGGCAGTTCAGCGGTGATGGCAATGATCCGGGTGTACAGGTTACCCTGGCCTATGAAGCAGCTAACCTGGGCACCAAACCAACAGGAAATATTTTGGTAAAACTGGTGAATTCATCTAACCAAACCAGGAAAATAATTATACGCGATAATGCCTATGGTAACAACCAGGTGAGTCGCGACCTTGCGGCCAACGCCAACGAAGAAGTACTGTTGCCACTGGGCAAAAGCTTTGGCTGGTACGATTTTGCTGTTAGCGTGAAAGACTATGGCAACTTCGCTCAGCGTTATGCAGGAAGGGTAGAAACTGGTAAAGAAACTTTTACTGATCCGTTTATGGGCGGTATAACTGTTTAG